From Roseibium alexandrii DFL-11, the proteins below share one genomic window:
- a CDS encoding DUF294 nucleotidyltransferase-like domain-containing protein encodes MSLTSDQILQFLRSVHPYDALPADVQSAIVGQIDVRDLEPGTSVYEFGSSIPGLFIIYDGAIEVRDEQGAVLSYLGSRNSFGERGLLKNGLAVTIATADTAATLLVVPSGLFKDLIRDHQPFARFFDRSRKPQARERDLATTQVSTFMAGKPITCAADDTVQLAAIRMRENHVSSLCVVNSDDALIGIVTIRDLSGKILAEGRPIETPVDAVMTANPVTLAPSSIGSDVLHLMMERRIGHVPIVKGGKLAGIVTQTDLTRFQAVSSAELVGEITSAATAEEIAKVTARIPNLLVQLVGSGNRHEVVTRLITDIADTTTRRLLALAEEKLGPAPVPYLWLACGSQGRQEQTGVSDQDNCLFLDDSVTEADQTGYFAELAKFVRDGLNTCGYVYCPGDMMATNPRWCQPVKVWKNYFEGWIDKPDPMAQMLSSVMFDLRPIGGHVPLFANLQEETLEVAARNSIFVAHMISNSLKHTPPLNLLRGLATIRSGENKNTLDMKHNGVVPVVDLGRIYALRGEIKAVNTRARLVEAKEKGQLSQSGGGDLIDAYDLIAETRLLHQVDLIKQGLPPNNFMQPSILSDFERSHLRDAFVVVKTMQSSAGQGRGMLN; translated from the coding sequence ATGTCGCTGACATCCGATCAGATCCTGCAGTTCCTAAGATCGGTGCATCCTTATGATGCCCTGCCTGCCGATGTGCAAAGTGCCATCGTGGGGCAAATCGATGTCCGGGATCTGGAGCCGGGCACTTCCGTCTACGAATTCGGCAGCAGCATTCCAGGCCTCTTTATAATCTACGACGGTGCGATCGAAGTACGGGACGAACAGGGCGCTGTCCTCAGTTACCTTGGATCGAGAAACTCCTTTGGTGAGCGCGGGCTGTTGAAAAACGGACTTGCGGTGACAATCGCGACCGCAGACACCGCCGCGACCCTGTTGGTCGTTCCTTCCGGGCTGTTCAAAGATCTCATTCGGGACCACCAACCCTTCGCCCGTTTTTTCGACCGGAGCCGGAAACCACAGGCGCGGGAAAGAGACCTGGCAACCACGCAGGTTTCCACCTTTATGGCGGGCAAGCCAATCACATGCGCGGCGGATGATACCGTTCAATTGGCGGCAATACGAATGCGGGAGAACCATGTCTCCTCGCTGTGTGTGGTGAATTCCGATGACGCCTTGATCGGGATCGTCACCATTCGGGACCTTTCCGGGAAGATCCTTGCAGAGGGGCGGCCAATAGAGACACCCGTGGACGCCGTGATGACCGCGAACCCGGTGACGCTGGCCCCATCCTCTATCGGTTCCGATGTCTTGCACCTGATGATGGAACGCCGGATCGGCCATGTTCCGATTGTTAAAGGTGGGAAACTGGCTGGGATCGTAACGCAAACGGATCTGACCCGGTTTCAAGCAGTCAGTTCGGCCGAGTTGGTCGGCGAAATCACCAGTGCGGCAACGGCCGAAGAGATTGCAAAGGTTACGGCCCGTATTCCGAACCTCTTAGTTCAGTTGGTCGGCAGCGGTAACCGTCATGAAGTGGTGACCCGGTTGATCACCGACATTGCTGATACAACAACCCGGCGCCTGCTTGCCCTGGCCGAGGAAAAACTTGGACCGGCCCCGGTTCCGTACCTATGGCTTGCGTGCGGATCACAGGGGCGGCAGGAGCAGACAGGCGTGAGTGATCAGGACAATTGCCTGTTCCTGGATGACAGCGTCACGGAAGCGGATCAAACCGGGTATTTTGCCGAGCTTGCGAAGTTTGTCCGTGATGGTTTGAACACCTGCGGTTATGTCTATTGTCCGGGGGACATGATGGCGACCAATCCGCGCTGGTGTCAGCCGGTCAAGGTCTGGAAAAACTACTTTGAAGGCTGGATCGACAAGCCGGATCCGATGGCGCAAATGCTGAGTTCGGTGATGTTCGACCTGCGGCCGATCGGCGGGCACGTACCGCTGTTCGCCAACCTCCAGGAGGAAACGCTGGAAGTAGCCGCCCGCAATTCAATATTCGTGGCGCATATGATCAGCAATTCGCTGAAGCATACGCCGCCCCTCAATCTGCTGCGCGGCCTTGCCACAATCCGGTCCGGCGAAAACAAGAACACCCTGGATATGAAGCACAACGGTGTTGTGCCGGTGGTGGATCTCGGGCGGATCTATGCTCTGCGCGGTGAGATCAAGGCCGTCAACACACGAGCCCGCCTTGTAGAGGCCAAGGAGAAGGGTCAGTTGAGCCAATCCGGCGGTGGGGATCTGATCGATGCCTATGACCTGATCGCCGAAACACGGCTGTTGCACCAGGTGGATTTGATCAAGCAGGGCTTGCCGCCGAACAATTTCATGCAACCCTCGATCTTGTCAGACTTCGAGCGCAGCCATTTGCGTGATGCCTTTGTTGTGGTCAAAACTATGCAGTCGTCGGCGGGGCAGGGCCGTGGCATGCTGAATTAA
- a CDS encoding 3'-5' exonuclease has product MLTSLSLRLRVFLMFLGMTAAVWVAIGLALYIGLGRAAETGVAGAFTFSGILLFFLSLAIFTGCWFLFDTNVAKPVERIAAAMRTRAHAGVEVSVDQNEARYLGDLGPAVAAVTGELSKASEDAEGIVAEETARLAAERAHLALLLTEIPVAIVLVSPTHQIMLYDGQAADVLKQVHVPRLSSSIYDYFAESELRPGFEQLTEARREVDVEVHGTKGNLSFQLRLKKLSEASGFMILIDSTNARIAPEAARPLIYDFDLTERDTEKAIENCSLSELSFTVFDTETTGLMPNKDDIVQIGAVRVVNGRMVPGERIDQLVNPGRPIPPASSKVHGISDTMVADAPQPLEAVADFHEFARESVIVAHNAPFDLAFLQKYGKVAGLEWPHPILDTVLLSAVVFGSNEVHTLDALCERLCIDIRPEVRHTALGDAEATAEALCKLLPILTSKGFETFGDVIQETRKHGRLLKDMN; this is encoded by the coding sequence ATGCTGACGTCACTCAGTTTGCGATTGCGGGTATTTCTCATGTTCCTGGGAATGACTGCGGCTGTCTGGGTGGCAATTGGTCTTGCTCTTTACATCGGATTGGGGCGCGCTGCAGAGACTGGTGTGGCCGGTGCTTTCACCTTTTCCGGGATCCTTCTGTTCTTTCTTTCACTGGCGATCTTCACCGGATGCTGGTTTTTGTTCGACACCAATGTCGCCAAGCCGGTCGAACGCATTGCCGCGGCCATGCGGACAAGGGCGCATGCTGGGGTGGAGGTTTCCGTCGATCAAAATGAAGCACGCTATCTCGGTGATCTGGGTCCGGCCGTTGCAGCCGTAACTGGCGAGTTATCGAAAGCCTCAGAGGATGCTGAGGGGATTGTCGCCGAAGAAACCGCGCGGCTCGCAGCGGAGCGGGCACATCTGGCTTTGCTGCTGACGGAAATCCCGGTTGCAATTGTTCTAGTCAGTCCGACCCATCAGATCATGCTCTATGACGGACAGGCCGCTGATGTTTTGAAACAGGTGCATGTTCCGCGCCTGAGCTCGTCCATCTACGACTATTTCGCCGAAAGCGAACTTCGTCCGGGGTTTGAGCAGCTGACGGAGGCCCGGCGGGAAGTCGATGTTGAGGTACACGGAACGAAAGGCAATCTCTCGTTTCAGCTGCGCCTGAAGAAGTTGAGCGAAGCCTCCGGGTTCATGATCTTGATCGACAGCACCAACGCGCGCATAGCGCCGGAAGCTGCGCGCCCGTTGATCTATGACTTTGATCTGACTGAGCGCGATACTGAAAAGGCCATTGAAAACTGTTCCCTCAGCGAGCTTTCCTTCACGGTGTTCGATACCGAGACAACCGGTCTGATGCCGAACAAGGACGATATTGTGCAGATCGGCGCAGTTCGGGTCGTCAATGGACGCATGGTTCCCGGCGAACGAATTGATCAATTGGTCAATCCCGGCCGACCTATTCCGCCTGCTTCCAGCAAGGTTCACGGGATCTCAGACACCATGGTCGCCGATGCGCCCCAGCCTCTGGAGGCGGTGGCGGATTTCCATGAATTCGCACGTGAGTCGGTCATCGTTGCCCATAATGCGCCGTTCGATCTGGCGTTCTTGCAGAAATACGGGAAGGTTGCCGGTCTGGAGTGGCCCCATCCGATACTGGACACGGTGCTTTTGTCAGCTGTGGTGTTTGGCTCGAACGAGGTGCACACCCTCGACGCTTTGTGTGAGCGGCTTTGTATCGATATCCGGCCTGAAGTCCGTCACACTGCGCTTGGCGATGCGGAAGCCACCGCAGAAGCTCTTTGCAAGTTGCTGCCAATCCTTACGTCGAAGGGTTTTGAGACCTTTGGTGACGTGATCCAGGAAACCCGGAAGCACGGGCGGCTCCT
- a CDS encoding sodium:solute symporter family protein, with amino-acid sequence MDQFTINLLFVGGSFALYIGIAIWARAGSTSEFYAAGRGVHPVTNGMATAADWMSAASFISMAGLIAFTGYDNSSFLMGWTGGYVLLALLLAPYLRKFGKFTVSEFIGDRFYSQTARIVAVVCLIVASTTYVIGQMTGVGVAFGRFLEVDNTTGLLIGACVVFAYAVFGGMKGVTYTQVAQYCVLITAYTIPAIFISLQLTGNPIPGLGLFGNDVASGVPLLAKLDQVVTELGFASYTAHHANTLNMVLFTLSLMIGTAGLPHVIMRFFTVPKVSDARWSAGWTLVFIALLYLTAPAVGAMARLNITEMMWPNGGINGGAVAVEQIENDSKYDWMSTWQKTGLLDWEDKNGDGKIQYYNDKNADLQAVAAEKGWEGNELTKFNRDILVLANPEIANLPSWVIGLVAAGGLAAALSTAAGLLLAISSAVSHDLIKGAYNPSISEKGELLSARIAMAVAIVVATYLGLNPPGFAAQTVALAFGLAAASIFPALMMGIFTKVNSRGAVAGMIAGISVTLIYIFLHKGWLFIPGTNSFTDADPLLGPIKSTSFGAIGAMVNFTVAYFVSKASAPIPTEIEELVQSIRVPRGAAAAQDH; translated from the coding sequence ATGGATCAGTTTACGATAAATCTGCTGTTTGTGGGTGGCTCTTTCGCCCTCTACATCGGCATCGCGATCTGGGCCCGCGCAGGGTCTACATCTGAATTTTACGCCGCTGGCCGCGGTGTTCACCCGGTCACCAACGGAATGGCGACCGCAGCGGACTGGATGTCAGCTGCCTCGTTCATTTCCATGGCTGGCCTCATCGCTTTCACCGGCTACGACAACTCTTCGTTCCTGATGGGCTGGACCGGCGGCTACGTGCTGCTGGCATTGCTGCTTGCGCCTTACCTCCGCAAGTTCGGCAAGTTCACGGTGTCCGAATTCATCGGGGACCGGTTCTACAGCCAGACGGCTCGGATCGTTGCCGTTGTCTGCCTGATCGTTGCCTCGACAACCTACGTTATCGGTCAGATGACCGGCGTTGGGGTTGCCTTTGGCCGCTTCCTGGAAGTTGACAACACAACCGGTCTTCTGATCGGTGCCTGTGTCGTTTTCGCTTACGCGGTTTTCGGGGGCATGAAGGGCGTGACCTACACGCAGGTGGCTCAGTACTGCGTTCTGATCACGGCTTACACCATCCCGGCGATCTTCATTTCGCTGCAGCTGACCGGCAACCCGATCCCGGGTCTGGGTCTGTTTGGCAATGATGTTGCCAGCGGTGTGCCGCTGCTTGCCAAGCTGGACCAGGTGGTCACAGAACTTGGCTTTGCGTCCTATACGGCTCACCATGCCAACACGCTGAACATGGTTCTCTTCACCCTGTCCCTGATGATCGGTACTGCGGGCCTGCCGCATGTGATCATGCGCTTCTTCACGGTTCCGAAGGTTTCCGATGCGCGCTGGTCTGCCGGATGGACGCTTGTCTTCATTGCGCTTCTTTATCTGACAGCTCCGGCTGTTGGCGCGATGGCGCGTCTCAACATCACCGAAATGATGTGGCCGAATGGCGGTATCAACGGCGGCGCTGTTGCTGTGGAGCAGATCGAAAACGACTCGAAGTACGACTGGATGTCGACGTGGCAAAAAACCGGTCTTCTGGACTGGGAAGACAAGAACGGCGACGGCAAGATCCAGTACTACAACGACAAGAATGCCGATCTGCAAGCCGTTGCTGCGGAAAAGGGCTGGGAAGGCAACGAGCTGACCAAGTTCAACCGCGACATCCTTGTTCTGGCAAATCCGGAGATCGCCAACCTTCCGAGTTGGGTGATTGGTCTGGTGGCTGCAGGTGGTCTGGCAGCAGCCCTCTCGACGGCGGCCGGATTGTTGCTCGCGATCTCGTCGGCGGTGTCGCATGACTTGATCAAGGGGGCCTACAATCCAAGTATCTCGGAGAAGGGCGAACTGTTGTCGGCACGAATAGCCATGGCGGTCGCGATTGTTGTCGCGACTTATTTGGGATTGAATCCACCCGGGTTCGCGGCGCAGACGGTGGCCTTGGCCTTCGGACTTGCGGCGGCCTCGATCTTCCCCGCCTTGATGATGGGCATCTTCACCAAGGTGAACAGCCGCGGCGCGGTTGCCGGGATGATCGCAGGGATCTCCGTCACGCTGATCTACATCTTCCTGCACAAGGGCTGGCTGTTCATTCCGGGCACCAATTCCTTCACAGATGCTGATCCGCTGCTCGGTCCGATCAAGTCCACGTCCTTCGGTGCAATTGGTGCCATGGTGAACTTCACCGTTGCCTACTTCGTCTCCAAGGCGTCTGCCCCGATCCCGACGGAAATCGAAGAGCTCGTGCAGAGCATTCGGGTCCCGCGCGGAGCCGCAGCAGCTCAGGATCACTAA